One Mycoavidus sp. B2-EB genomic region harbors:
- a CDS encoding CTP synthase has protein sequence MTQYVFVTGGVVSSLGKGIAAASLAAILESRGLKVTLLKLDPYINVDPGTMSPFQHGEVFVTEDGAETDLDLGHYERFISTKMRKANNFTTGQIYESVIRKERRGEYLGKTVQVIPHITNEIQAFIERGARAATCGEPDVAIVEIGGTVGDIESLPFLEAARQMSSRLGRRQACFVHLTLVPYLEAAGELKTKPTQHSVQKLREIGILPHALLCRAQSPIPADERAKISLFTNVPQEAVISVWNVDNIYKIPQMLHNQGLDEIICNELGLMPAPANLSVWAKLVEALERPQHRVVIGMVGKYVELTESYKSLIEALKHAAIHTSTEVSIEYIDSELIERDGPYSLAHLDAILVPGGFGPRGTAGKIAAIQYAREAKVPYLGICLGMQLAVIEFARHVAGLSQANSTEFEPATPYPVVALITEWQESDGRVEKRSANSDLGGTMRLGAQRCPIRPATRAEAIYGTHVNERHRHRYEVNNHFVPMLETQGMLISARTPTENLPEMMELRSDLHPWFVGVQFHPEFTSTPRDGHPLFKAFVTAALNYQCSRSETAAPTGSLA, from the coding sequence ATGACTCAATACGTGTTTGTGACCGGCGGTGTCGTCTCTTCTCTTGGCAAAGGCATTGCCGCTGCTTCACTGGCCGCGATTCTTGAATCGCGTGGCCTTAAAGTAACTCTGCTTAAACTTGATCCGTATATCAATGTCGATCCCGGCACCATGAGTCCATTTCAGCACGGCGAAGTATTCGTGACGGAAGACGGTGCAGAGACAGATCTTGATCTCGGTCATTATGAGCGTTTTATTAGCACTAAGATGCGCAAGGCGAACAACTTTACGACTGGGCAAATTTATGAATCAGTCATTCGTAAAGAGCGTCGTGGCGAATATCTTGGCAAAACCGTGCAAGTGATTCCGCATATCACGAACGAAATTCAGGCTTTTATAGAGCGTGGCGCGCGAGCGGCAACATGTGGCGAACCTGATGTTGCAATCGTTGAAATCGGCGGCACGGTAGGCGATATTGAATCCCTTCCTTTTCTTGAAGCTGCGCGGCAAATGAGTTCGCGCTTGGGGCGTCGTCAGGCTTGCTTCGTGCATTTGACGTTGGTGCCTTATCTAGAGGCTGCGGGTGAACTGAAAACCAAGCCCACTCAACATAGCGTGCAAAAGCTGCGAGAAATTGGCATTTTGCCGCATGCATTGCTGTGCCGTGCTCAAAGCCCGATTCCGGCCGATGAGCGCGCTAAAATTTCGCTCTTTACGAATGTGCCGCAAGAGGCTGTAATTTCAGTCTGGAATGTCGATAATATTTATAAAATTCCACAAATGCTGCATAACCAAGGCCTTGATGAAATCATCTGTAATGAACTTGGGTTAATGCCTGCACCCGCTAATTTATCGGTATGGGCTAAGCTGGTTGAGGCGCTTGAGCGCCCCCAACATCGTGTGGTGATTGGGATGGTGGGTAAGTATGTTGAGCTGACTGAATCTTATAAATCGTTAATCGAGGCGTTAAAACACGCAGCAATTCACACTTCGACTGAGGTCAGCATCGAATATATTGATTCAGAGCTGATCGAAAGAGACGGGCCATATAGTCTTGCGCATTTAGATGCAATTTTGGTGCCGGGTGGTTTTGGCCCGCGAGGTACGGCAGGTAAAATCGCCGCGATTCAATACGCGCGCGAAGCCAAAGTCCCCTATTTGGGTATTTGCCTGGGGATGCAGCTTGCGGTGATTGAGTTCGCCCGCCATGTGGCAGGGTTGAGCCAGGCCAATAGTACTGAGTTTGAACCGGCAACGCCGTATCCGGTAGTCGCGCTGATTACTGAATGGCAAGAGAGCGATGGCCGGGTTGAGAAGCGTAGTGCGAACTCAGATTTGGGCGGGACCATGCGTCTAGGCGCTCAGCGCTGTCCAATCAGACCAGCTACGCGTGCTGAAGCAATCTATGGCACTCATGTTAACGAGCGCCATCGTCATCGTTATGAGGTCAACAATCATTTCGTGCCAATGCTTGAAACGCAGGGAATGTTAATTAGCGCGCGCACTCCGACTGAAAATTTACCTGAGATGATGGAGTTACGTAGTGATTTGCATCCCTGGTTTGTGGGGGTGCAATTCCACCCTGAATTTACTTCGACCCCACGCGATGGGCACCCGCTTTTTAAAGCCTTTGTAACAGCCGCGCTTAATTATCAGTGTAGTCGTAGCGAGACTGCAGCCCCCACGGGGAGTCTTGCATGA